Below is a genomic region from Prevotella melaninogenica.
TACGTGTCTGCGGAATACTTGCCACCTTGATAATCAATGGATGGTCGGTATCGTCTATAATCAAGTTCATACCTGAAAGGCGAATAACCTCGTGCAACTGCCCTCTACGTTCGTTTATATTTCCCCATCTTGGCATGAATGTACGGATCTCAAATCCAGCTTCTTGCATGATGTGTGGCATTTCTGAGCCATAGAAAGACATCTCTGTCTCAGGCACATATGGCATGATTTCTTGATTAACAAATAATACTTTTTTTCCCATTCTTTATGTTAGAATTTTTGTTTCTGCAACTATTGCAAGCAAACGCATAGAATGTTAGTCTTTTCTGGGCGCAGCTTATCTTCTGCAAAGGTACGAAAAAAAAATGAGATAACTCCTGCTTTCGGCTGAAAACAAATAAAAAGTAGGGCATGTTGAGATTATTTAATTAAAATCTCGTCTATTTAATTATTTTGTTGTTACTTTGCATCGATTTTAATTTTAGAGACTGATGAAAGTTATCCAAAAGATTGTTGAACTTCAGAACGAACTTTTCTCTTGTCGCAAGGAAAACAAAACTATTGGATTAGTTCCTACGATGGGTGCGTTGCATGATGGTCATGCGTCACTTGTGAAACAAAGCGTCAAGGAGAATGATATAACAGTCGTTTCTGTTTTTCTTAATCCTACCCAGTTTAATGATAAGGGAGATTTAGAACGTTATCCTCGCACATTAGAGGCTGATTGTAAGCTTATTGAAGCTTGTGGAGCAGACTATGTCTTTGCCCCATCTGTTGAAGAAATCTACCCCAAACCAGATAATCGTCAATACGAGTTTCCACCACAATCTACAGTGATGGAGGGTGCAAAACGCCCTGGTCATTTCAATGGTGTTTGCCAAGTTGTCAGCAGATTATTCTATATTGTTCATCCAGACAAAGCCTATTTTGGTGAGAAAGATTGGCAGCAGATAGCTGTTATCAAACGTCTTGTTGACTTCATTGGCATGAAGGACGAAATAACGATAGTGGAGTGTCCAATTATACGTGATGCGGATGGTTTGGCTATGAGTTCACGCAATATGCTATTGACAGCCGACGAGCGTGCTATAGCACCGAAGATCTACGAGGCATTAAGTCAAAGTGTAGCGTTCTCTAAGACCCATACTGTAGCAGAAACACGTGAAAAAGTCATTGCCGATATCAATGCAGTAGACGGACTTGAGGTAGAATATTTTGAGATTGTAGATGGCAACACGCTTCTTGAAGTAAATACATGGGAAGCGTATGTTGTAGGTTGTATTACTGTTTATTGTGGCCATACGCCTATCCGACTTATTGACCACATAAAATACAGAGGATAATAAGAAAAGATGCAGATAGAAGTATTAAAAAGTAAGTTGCACTGTGCTACTGTCACAGAGGCAAATCTTCATTATATGGGTAGTATTACTATTGATGAAGACTTGTTGGATGCTGCTAATATGATAGCAGGTGAGAAGGTTCAAATTGTGAATAACAATAATGGTGAACGCTTTGAGACCTATATTATTAAGGGAGAAAGAGGCTCTGGCTGTATCTGCCTTAATGGTGCAGCAGCTCGCAAGGTTGTAGTAGGGGATGAGGTAATTATCATCTCTTATGCATTGATGGATTTTGAAGAAGCAAAAACCTTCAAGCCTTCAATTGTATTTCCAAAGGAAGGCAACAAGTTATAAACAGATAGAAAAGGGTATCAGTCAGAGGATAAACCCTTTGGCTTTGTAAGTGTAGGACGTATCGTCCTTACTGTTATAAGCACACAATCACATTTCTTCTTTCAATGTAAGGCAAGGAGATTATTTATTAATAAGGTGTAACTCAATAATAGATATTCCTCTTTCCTACTTGGAAAAGGAAATGTTATTGTGTGTTTTTCTATGTCCTATATTTTGATGTACTATTATCAAAAAAGCGAGGGTATGTTGTAATGACACACCCTCTTAAGAAAATGATAATAGCATCAGTGACGAATGTCAACTGATAGCAGAATTATTCAATAACAACCAATGGGTCGTCCTCAAGCACAGCCTGACCGACCTTCACAGCAATAGCAGTTACCTTGCCATCCTTCTCAGCTTCGATGTTGTTCTGCATCTTCATAGCCTCGAGGACAACAACAGTATCACCAGCCTTTACCTCCTGACCAACAGTCACCTCAACAGATGTGATGGTTCCTGGAAGTGGAGCCTTAACAGCTGCAGAACTGTTGATAGCAACAGCAGGAGTAGCCTCCTCACTTGCCTCAGCAGCAGCTGGCTTACCAAGCTCAACCTTCTTCTCTGGTTCAGCAGGCTGCTCCATTTGTACTGCATACTGCTCGCCGTTGACAGATACTTCTGCAACATTCTCAGCATTAATCTCACCAATCTCGACTTTATATTCCTTGCCGTCGATAGTATATTTGAATTCTTTCATTGTTGTCTATTATGGTTTCTTTGTCATTATCTCGAACTTAGCATCCCACATTGTTTGCTTTGGCAGAATAGTGATAAAGCCTGGTTCGTTATCGTGAACATTGTTTCCGGCAAACTCATAGAGTGCCATTGCAATAGCTGCATATACGTTCTTATCCATAGTCGCGTGCCTCCTTATTACATTGGCATACAGCCATGCTTCTTAGCTGGTAAGTCTTGCTTCTTATGAGCCAACTGAGCCAAGCCACGGCAGATGCGGAAACGAGTGTTACGTGGCTCAATAACATCATCGATGTAGCCGAACTGAGCAGCCTGATATGGATTAGCAAACTTCTCTGAGTACTCCTCTTCCTTTTCAGCAAGGAACTGCTTAACGTCGCCACCCTGCTCTTTAACTTCCTTAGCTTCTCTACCACAGAGAACGGCAACAGCACCAGATGCACCCATAACGGCAATCTCTGCGCTTGGCCATGCAAAGTTGAGGTCAGAACGGAGCTGCTTACAACCCATAACGATATGTGAACCACCATAGCTCTTACGCAGTGTGATAGTAATCTTTGGAACTGTAGCCTCACCGTAAGCATAGAGCAACTGTGCACCATGAAGGATTACAGCGTTATACTCCTGACCAGTACCTGGGAGGAAACCTGGTACGTCAACAAGTGAAACGATTGGAATATTGAAAGCATCGCAGAAACGAACGAAGCGCGCACCCTTACGGCTTGCGTTGGTATCTAATACTCCGGCATATGCTGATGGCTGGTTAGCTACGATACCAACACTCTGACCATTGAAACGAGCGAAACCAGTGATGATGTTCTTAGCAAACTTTGGCTGAACCTCGAAGAACTCTCCGTTGTCAGTTACAGCCTGAATTACCTTGTACATATCGTATGCCTGGTTTGGATCGTCTGGGATAATCTCGTTCAAGAGGTCTTCCTTGCGGTCGATAGGGTCGGTGCACTCTACACGTGGTGCTTCCTCACGGTTGTTTGAAGGAATGTAAGAAAGGAGCTTCTTGATAAGGTCCATTGCCTCTTCCTCAGTCTTAGCTGTGAAACTTGTTACACCGCTCTTTGAAGCGTGAACGCTTGCACCACCAAGGTGTTCTGCGTCGATATCTTCACCAGTTACGGTCTTAACAACCTTAGGACCAGTCAAGAACATGTAACTTGTCTGCTCCTTCATGATGATGAAGTCTGTCAATGCTGGAGAGTAAACTGCACCACCGGCACATGGACCAAGGATGCTTGAGATCTGTGGGATAACACCAGAAGCGAGGATATTACGCTCGAAGATTTCGCCGTAACCTGCCAAAGCAGAGATACCCTCCTGGATACGTGCGCCACCAGAGTCGTTCATACAGATGACTGGTGCACCGTTGGTCATAGCCATATCCATTACCTTGCAGATTTTCTGAGCCATTGTTTCAGAAAGTGAACCTCCGTTTACGGTGAAGTCCTGCGCATAGAGGTAGACGAGACGACCGTCGATAGTTGCTGAACCAGCAACAACACCATCACCGAGGTACTGCTTCTTCTCCATACCGAAGTTATGACAACGATGGAGTTTGAACATATCGTATTCCTCGAAGCTGCCTTTGTCAACCAGCATTTCAATACGCTCACGTGCAGTATACTTTCCGCGCTCATGCTGCTTGTCGATGGCTTTCTGACCACCACCTAAGCGTGCTAACTCGCGCTTCTCCACGAGTGCCTTGATCTTTTCTGTTTGCTTACTCATAATTTGAATTTATTTTCTTATTTATAGCTTCTTAATAAATTATTTTTTATCATCTGTTTCTTCCTGCCCATCTACTTTGTAGGAGCAAAAAGGCTCTTATTACAGAATCAAATGCAAAATTACTAAAAAGGTGGAGATAGTTATCTTCACCTCTTTAAATATTGTTAAGGTTTTAGGTTTAATGACTTCTATTTCTATCTAATAACTTTGGTTTGTTGGAGAAAGTTTAGGTTTAATAGTCAAGAATTATGTGTTACAAACTCTTATGATAGTGATCAATCGCGATAAAGAATAAATTATTTTAGTAGGATGTTCAAACGCAAGTAATACATTACTATTTTTGCTACTTTGTAATAAAAAATCAAACATCGAAAACTTAAAGATGCTCTTTTGGCTTCTAAAAGATGTC
It encodes:
- the panC gene encoding pantoate--beta-alanine ligase, with amino-acid sequence MKVIQKIVELQNELFSCRKENKTIGLVPTMGALHDGHASLVKQSVKENDITVVSVFLNPTQFNDKGDLERYPRTLEADCKLIEACGADYVFAPSVEEIYPKPDNRQYEFPPQSTVMEGAKRPGHFNGVCQVVSRLFYIVHPDKAYFGEKDWQQIAVIKRLVDFIGMKDEITIVECPIIRDADGLAMSSRNMLLTADERAIAPKIYEALSQSVAFSKTHTVAETREKVIADINAVDGLEVEYFEIVDGNTLLEVNTWEAYVVGCITVYCGHTPIRLIDHIKYRG
- the panD gene encoding aspartate 1-decarboxylase, which gives rise to MQIEVLKSKLHCATVTEANLHYMGSITIDEDLLDAANMIAGEKVQIVNNNNGERFETYIIKGERGSGCICLNGAAARKVVVGDEVIIISYALMDFEEAKTFKPSIVFPKEGNKL
- a CDS encoding biotin/lipoyl-containing protein, producing the protein MKEFKYTIDGKEYKVEIGEINAENVAEVSVNGEQYAVQMEQPAEPEKKVELGKPAAAEASEEATPAVAINSSAAVKAPLPGTITSVEVTVGQEVKAGDTVVVLEAMKMQNNIEAEKDGKVTAIAVKVGQAVLEDDPLVVIE
- a CDS encoding acyl-CoA carboxylase subunit beta, producing MSKQTEKIKALVEKRELARLGGGQKAIDKQHERGKYTARERIEMLVDKGSFEEYDMFKLHRCHNFGMEKKQYLGDGVVAGSATIDGRLVYLYAQDFTVNGGSLSETMAQKICKVMDMAMTNGAPVICMNDSGGARIQEGISALAGYGEIFERNILASGVIPQISSILGPCAGGAVYSPALTDFIIMKEQTSYMFLTGPKVVKTVTGEDIDAEHLGGASVHASKSGVTSFTAKTEEEAMDLIKKLLSYIPSNNREEAPRVECTDPIDRKEDLLNEIIPDDPNQAYDMYKVIQAVTDNGEFFEVQPKFAKNIITGFARFNGQSVGIVANQPSAYAGVLDTNASRKGARFVRFCDAFNIPIVSLVDVPGFLPGTGQEYNAVILHGAQLLYAYGEATVPKITITLRKSYGGSHIVMGCKQLRSDLNFAWPSAEIAVMGASGAVAVLCGREAKEVKEQGGDVKQFLAEKEEEYSEKFANPYQAAQFGYIDDVIEPRNTRFRICRGLAQLAHKKQDLPAKKHGCMPM